The Gemmatimonadales bacterium genome includes the window GCGCGCACGAGCAGCGCCGAGAGTGCGAGCACAGTGAGCCCGGCCGCCCAACGCACCGCCTGGCGTGGGTGGCGCGCGGGGGCTGGTGAAGGCGCCGCTTGCGCCGCTGTCGTCGCCGGCGCCGGTGTCGTGGCAGGCTCCGGTAATTCAGCCGGCGGCGCCTCGGCGCGGCCGCTTGGCTTCCGCCCTCCGTCGCGAATCCGCGCGGCCAGCGCCTCTGTCTCCGCGCTTGGAGTCGCCTCGAAGTCCGCGGCGAGCCGACGCGCGCCGGCCTCGTAGAGCCGCAACGCGCCGCCGGTGTCGCCCCCCTGGTCGAGCAGCGCCATCGCCCGCCGGAGCCAGCTCTCGTCGCCCGGTGCGAGCGCGCACGCGCGCTGGGCCCAACGCGCGGCCGCGAGCGGATGGCCGGCGTTCTCTTCGCGCTCCACCAGCGCCCCCACCGCGCCCATCACGAGATCGGCGATGTGCAACCGCTCCTGCGTGAGCCAGTCCTCGAACGCCTCGCCTGCGTTCGGCACGTGAACCCCGGCCAGCAGCTCGCCGGTGTAGCCATCGACCACGTCCTCGTGGCGGCTCGCCGCCGCCGCGTCACGCAGGCGGTTCACGTCGCACGTGAGCCGTGCCGGATCGATCGCCACCGCCTCGTCACCCCGGGTGACGACCACCCCTTCGCCCAGCGCTTCCCGCAGATGGTAGAGGGTGTTCCTGAGCGCGCGCCGAGCGGCGAACTGGTCCAGCTCGGGCCAGAACATCGCGGCGAGCGTATCGCGCCGGTGATAGCCGCCGCGACCGATCGCGAGGTACGCCAGGAGCGCAAACCGCTTGGGCTGCGCGGGCAACGCGGTGAGGTCGTGTCCGTCCGAGCCGCGGAGGGCGTGAAGCCCCAGCAGGCTGAGCTCGATCATGAGCGGTCGAATGTACGTCTCGCCCCGTCGCGCAGCAATAAACGGTCAGGCGACGGCGGAGCGACGGGCCCGGCCCAGACTGTCGCCGGTCGATCGCGCGCTGACCCCGCTCGTGGAGGACAGAATGTCGTCACTCGTTCGCGCCAACCCGATGATTCGACTCGCGTTGGCCACCGCCGCCGGAGCGCTGCTCGCGGCATGCCGCGGCGACGCCGCGCCCTCGAGCCTGCTCCGGAAGCTCGCCTCCGAGACGCGGGCAGCGCGCGCGCACGACGCCTGCACCCTGCTCTCGGCCGGCGAGGCCGAGCCGTACGTCGGCACGCTCGCCGCGCCGCCCTATCGCTCGAGCGACGGCGCCCCCGACCCTGGCGGCGATCAATGCACGTATCGCGGCAGCGACGGACGCGAGGTGACGATCCGCCCCGTCTGGGGCGGCGGCCGCCTCATTGGCAAAGTCCTGCACGGAGTGCCCACCGGACTCGGTGCCGTGTTGGACAAAGGCGCGCCCGGTCTCGACACCATGGCCAACCGGGTCATGAAGTCGGAGCCGGGACCTTGGGATCAGGCCACCTGGATCCCGGGCGGATCGCTCTTCGCGTCGAGGGGTGAGGCCGAGGTGAGCATCGACGTGAGCGGCGCGAGCGGGCGGGAGAGCGACGCACTGGCGCTGGCGAAACTCGTCGTGCCGCGATTCGAGCATCCGCTCGACTACGACGGCGTCCGCGCCGTGGCGCTCGCGCCCAAGCCGCGCGCCCACCCGGCGCATGCCTGCGATCTCGTCTCCCGCTCCGAAGTCGAGGCCGCGGTCGGCCGGCTCAGCGTGGCACCCACCTCCGACTCGCCCGAGACGTCCTGCACCTGGCGCGTGGCCACCGCGGACGGCGAGCGGGCGTACCCGGTGGAAGTCGTGTGGGAGGGCGGACAGAAGAATTACATGATGCTCACGCACGGCATGGCGATGGTCGGCGGGCTCATCGGCGCGCCGGCCAGCTCGCCACTGGACACGATGAAGCCGCCGCCTGAGATGCAGGCGGCGATCGGCGGGCTCATGAAGATGGTGGGCGGCGGGGGCGGCGCGGCGCGAGGCGCGGCGACCGCCCCGGGTGCCGCGGCCAAGGTTGGTTTCCAGACCGACACGACGCTCAAAGGTCCGTGGGACCGCGCGGCGCTGCTGCATGGCACGCAGCTCATTGCCGTACGCCATGACGTGTTCGTCGGCATGGACCTCGGGTCAGCCGACTACGAGAAGGCGAAGGCGCTCATGAGCGCCATCTGCGCTCGGCTCTGAACGAATCGCAAATTCACGGGAGACCTGCCATGACGCTCATTCGCCCCTTGGTGACGAGTCTCGCGCTCGGCGCGCTCGCGCTGCCCTCCGTCGCGTCGCACCAGGCACCGGCCCCGACGTCGGCGCGGACCGCCGCCGCCGCCGCCGGACGAACCCGGACGTATTACATCGCCGCCGACCCGGTCGCGTGGGATTACGTGCCGGGTGGTCGAGACGAGATCGCGGGCCGCCCTTATGCCGATTCCGCGTTCTTCGCTGCCGCCAAGCCGAGGCCGGCGAGTACCAGCTACCACAAGGTGCTCTACCGCGAATACACCGACAGCACCTTCCGGACGCTCAAGCCGAGACCGCCCGAGTGGCAGCACCTGGGCTTCCTCGGTCCCGTGATTCACGCGGTGGTGGGCGACACCATCCGCGTCGTGTTCCGCAACAACGGAGCGCGGCCCTACAGCATGCATCCGCATGGCGTGTTCTACGAGAAAAGCTCGGAAGGCGCGCCGTACAACGACGGCGCGGGAGACGGACGCACGGGCAACGGCGTGCCACCCGGCGGCACCTTCGTGTACGTCTGGCCGGTGCCCGAGCGCGCCGGTCCGGGGCCGATGGACGGCAGCTCGGTCATGTGGATGTATCACTCCCACGTGGATGAGGCGCGCGACATCAACACCGGCCTGTTGGGCGCCATGATCATCACCGCGCGCGGCATGGCTCGGCCGGACGGCAGCCCCAAGGACGTGGACCGGGAAATCGTGACCGCCTTCGCCCAGGTGGAGGAGAACCTGAGCTGGCTCGCGGACGAAAATCTTCCGCCGCTCGATTCTGTGGAGAAACTGAAGCCGATCCCCAATCCGTCGGAGACCGACGCCGCCTATCCCTGGTACGTGAAGTTCACCATTAACGGGTACATCCACGGGAACCTGCCGGTCGACGATCTCACGATTCGGCGGGGGCAGCGGGTCCGCTGGTATGTGATGTCCTCGACCAACGACTTCGACGTCCACGCGCCCCACTGGCACGGCAATGACGTGCTCGTGGGCGGCATGCGCACCGACGTGCTCACGCTCTCGTTCATGGGGATGTCGATCGCGAACATGGTCCCCGACAATGTGGGCACCTGGCTCTTCCACTGCCACGTCTCGTTCCACAACGCGGCGGGGATGGCGGTGCGCTATCGGGTCACCGGCTGAGCCTGGGGCGCCAATATCATGATGGCCAGCACCGCCAGGGCGGCACCGCGTCGCGCTGCACCTGCGTCTAGGGATCTTCGACGCCGCCCTGGCGGTGCTGGTCGTCATCTTGGGGGCGTTCACCGTGACGATTGCCGTGCACCTGGGCGGGGATCACGTGCCGCCCAGCGTGCAGCCGGCGACGTTTCTCGCCAACGGCTGGAGCTTGCGATGTTTGCCGGTCTGACCGGCACCGGCCTGGCGTTCCGTCTGGTGCATCCCGATGTGCACAAACGCCTGATGCTGTTGGCAACGATCCTGCTGCTCGATGCCGCGCTGGCACGCTTCATCGGTGCGTATACGCACTG containing:
- a CDS encoding multicopper oxidase domain-containing protein, whose protein sequence is MTLIRPLVTSLALGALALPSVASHQAPAPTSARTAAAAAGRTRTYYIAADPVAWDYVPGGRDEIAGRPYADSAFFAAAKPRPASTSYHKVLYREYTDSTFRTLKPRPPEWQHLGFLGPVIHAVVGDTIRVVFRNNGARPYSMHPHGVFYEKSSEGAPYNDGAGDGRTGNGVPPGGTFVYVWPVPERAGPGPMDGSSVMWMYHSHVDEARDINTGLLGAMIITARGMARPDGSPKDVDREIVTAFAQVEENLSWLADENLPPLDSVEKLKPIPNPSETDAAYPWYVKFTINGYIHGNLPVDDLTIRRGQRVRWYVMSSTNDFDVHAPHWHGNDVLVGGMRTDVLTLSFMGMSIANMVPDNVGTWLFHCHVSFHNAAGMAVRYRVTG